The Helianthus annuus cultivar XRQ/B chromosome 16, HanXRQr2.0-SUNRISE, whole genome shotgun sequence genome includes a window with the following:
- the LOC110918807 gene encoding protein XRI1 yields the protein MGDLHSIAYFSHASSLCLDIHNLHCLNSDISQCMEINNTPPFDDQSLLDSDHSSGYLEDALFEFKPKRRRLMMTHDDHHQPINYNSTPPSFPSHWDFSTTDQDFENFGAFTASGENSTSSTQSKSSTNTHFFSDKETLSSSNHVTGGILEERKKKVITRVVYPFALVKPGGFKGDMTLKDINERILMPPTRPVRHPVGDFACRPLVSLDRPGLSGKVVVALTRIQTHKRGTITIIRTKN from the exons ATGGGTGATCTTCACTCCATTGCTTACTTTAGCCATGCTTCTTCCTTGTGTTTGGATATCCACAATCTTCATTGCCTCAACTCAGACATCTCTCAAT GTATGGAGATAAACAACACTCCGCCATTCGACGATCAGTCACTGTTGGATTCGGATCACTCTTCGGGTTACTTAGAGGATGCTTTATTTGAATTCAAACCCAAACGACGTCGTCTGATGATGACACATGATGATCACCATCAACCCATCAATTATAATTCTACTCCTCCCTCATTTCCG AGCCACTGGGATTTTAGTACTACTGATCAAGACTTTGAGAATTTTGGTGCATTTACAg CAAGTGGGGAAAATTCAACTTCATCGACACAAAGCAAGAGTTCAACAAACACCCACTTCTTCTCTGATAAAGAAACTCTGAGCTCATCAAATCATGTCACTG GTGGAATATTGGAGGAGAGGAAAAAGAAGGTGATAACAAGAGTGGTGTATCCATTTGCATTAGTAAAGCCTGGAGGATTTAAAGGAGACATGACACTTAAAGACATCAATGAAAGGATCCTAATGCCGCCGACGAGGCCAGTCAGGCATCCGGTGGGAGATTTCGCTTGTCGGCCATTGGTTTCGTTAGATAGACCTGGTCTCTCAGGGAAGGTTGTGGTGGCTCTCACAAGGATCCAAACACATAAGAGAGGCACAATCACTATTATTAGAACAAAAAACTAA